In Plasmodium gaboni strain SY75 chromosome 11, whole genome shotgun sequence, the following proteins share a genomic window:
- a CDS encoding putative serine/threonine protein kinase: MYDYTEDNSLNPYLRQRIYHIRETLRNENELPIIDQIFKYELKKNFEDINDLLHYVNGIIYKGIDSFEKLTLLFTYDDKNDYDTTNLKQNDFIYLLRQKTKFRIKYKDENYIEYLRTNPLIFIDTLNNLLIIPGINFEYRLHNFDTKNSKYFLKKSDTKVNSFYNPFFIRIKNTNLKKTHKIYRRTAKNSSTNKEHHIEHYFVKQNSIPLTKKLKTDDSTNADSNNTTIPLNTLCEEISSKEQTCNTQNNYTNHICTKPINQNISIHSQTKSEPKKERRKRRSLNTSTISDANNTDLGKNSKRNISRSLKRKASQSNSTKQSKCEEDAQQDDEETTIEEENKKIKEVEKEKMKEESNTNGKVNEKINDKNDQYDDDYGDNIDQEDYSSLNNYSSSTNSPKNTKSTYFFYDLINEYEIYINHAKCYIIFDIKSYYKNLDIMKKLKKNLEELKKPNNLFKEITQKKTFKSSRDKMEFIKRFKKMIIPNFRLEKIRKQRNHLVIIELMSKIQNSLIIKRLYKELLEKVNIEELIKNMVILFEKCVYNMKEQEIKNFYLRMIHTYFRSKDVKEIDFRKLIQQFKKIEEYRKNQEFYNLFQNDLNYLEKNKRECQEIEEKIHSLKYLILESILKEKQLERSVNRLLLNHEQSKYGYFYKVDQSDENNLDTTEYGKLLENFSKEPVNFYTILNKRNLDKHAYHDIRNFNYKKKNIEEEQAKQVNNNNYNNVNINGEDPHINNNQNLNEEKQPSERIGKNEKDQIINTNAQKENKISNIKEKQSPKDNHVNKNDNMNKQYYKCKIKQMNNEKKNDEQKEKNVVLKKKKKYNAFNIFPKNNKKDSNEPYDKNYFRKEEKLLSTINLRKRLAEIDKNPYSKSEDNNNNNNNNNNNELSGEGRISSTGAYKTEEYLNEIKKDIVRCICEKKNYNFINEKQEKINNEIFYKVFEQYPYSFFSKSVKNYNIILNENEEESELSWLTMLKKKSHNRSILPPSRDTFRDGTHFSNCRATEHTLKFFLSLLTLLRKGPIDINLKKYLKKNIQFLNTELFSMKLNLDKKRAILEKRLDHFNFQENSEFSFYNPLKINIRMMNLIGRGGFAEVWEVFDSINLEMYAAKIHKIEPSMSNEIKNKIIQRAENEINIHIHCHRHIFIVKLEFFFVFGSATNLLVGMELCDIDLDKYIKYHGPINELLALCWIKQILLGLLYMKNLPTGKVHHCDLKPANLLIKDGIIKISDFGLAKLILPDTHQYYNGGGTLYYQPPECLKNKKNLLITDKIDIWSLGCILYEMLFCERPFQFNYLEKCSKELLVNKMKNGLTYPKINQKISNATLSYIQYLLNFDYELRPSIEEALSYPIFNYFNIP, from the coding sequence atgtatGATTACACTGAAGATAATTCATTAAATCCTTACCTAAGACAACgaatatatcatataagAGAAACCTTAAGAAATGAAAACGAACTTCCCATAATTGATCAAATTTTTAAGtatgaattaaaaaaaaattttgaagatataaatgatttatTGCATTATGTTAATggaattatttataaagGTATTGATTCATTTGAAAAATTAACCTTATTGTTTACATATGATGACAAAAATGATTATGATACAACAAATCTAAAGCAAAATGattttatatacttatTAAGGCAGAAAACCAAATTCCgaattaaatataaagatgaaaattatattgaATATTTGAGAACAAATccattaatttttattgatactttaaataatttattgATTATACCTGGAATAAATTTTGAATACAGACTTCATAATTTTGATACAAAAAATAGTAAATATTTTCTGAAAAAATCAGATACCAAAGTCAATTCATTTTATAACcctttttttattagaataaaaaataccaatttaaaaaaaacacataAAATTTATAGGAGAACAGCAAAAAATTCTAGCACTAACAAAGAACATCATATTGAACATTATTTTGTTAAACAAAATTCCATACCTTTAAccaaaaaattaaaaacaGATGATTCGACAAACGCCGATAGCAATAATACCACAATTCCTTTAAATACCTTATGTGAAGAAATTTCAAGCAAAGAACAAACATGTAATACCCAAAATAATTATACCAATCATATATGTACAAAACCAATTAATCAAAATATTAGCATCCATAGTCAAACAAAATCTGAACctaaaaaagaaagaagaaaaagaagaagcCTAAATACATCTACCATATCAGATGCTAATAATACAGATCTTGGAAAAAATAGCAAAAGAAATATTAGCAGAAGTCTTAAAAGAAAGGCTAGTCAATCAAACAGTACAAAACAGTCCAAATGTGAAGAAGATGCGCAACaagatgatgaagaaaCGACGATAGAAgaagaaaacaaaaagataaaagaagtagaaaaagaaaaaatgaaagaaGAATCAAATACAAATGGAAAAGTGAACgaaaaaattaatgataaaaatgacCAATATGATGATGATTACGGTGACAATATTGATCAAGAAGATTATAGTAGcttaaataattattcttCATCAACTAATTCTCCAAAAAATACTAAGAGCACTTATTTCTTTTATGATCTAATTAATgaatatgaaatatatattaaccatgccaaatgttatataatatttgatataaaaagttattataaaaatttagacattatgaaaaaactaaaaaaaaatttagaagaattaaaaaaacCAAACAATCTGTTCAAAGAAAtaacacaaaaaaaaacgTTCAAATCTTCTAGAGATAAAATGgaatttattaaaagatttaaaaaaatgattattCCAAATTTTAgattagaaaaaataagGAAACAAAGAAATCATTTAGTTATAATTGAACTTATGTCAAAGATACAAAATAGCTTAATTATCAAAAGGttatataaagaattacttgaaaaagtaaatatagaagaattaataaaaaatatggtaattttatttgaaaaatgTGTATACAATATGAAAGAACAAGagataaaaaatttttatctCAGAATGATTCATACTTATTTTCGTAGTAAAGATGTAAAAGAAATAGACTTTAGAAAATTAATACAACAATTTAAAAAGATTGAAGAATATCGAAAAAATCAAGAATTTTATAACTTATTCCAAAATGATCTGAAttatttagaaaaaaacaaaagaGAATGTCAAGAAATAGAGGAAAAAATTCACTCattgaaatatttaattttagaatcaatattaaaagaaaaacaatTAGAAAGATCCGTAAACagattattattaaatcaTGAACAGTCCAAATATggatatttttataaagtTGATCAAAGTGATGAAAATAATCTAGATACAACAGAATATGGAAAATTATTAGAAAATTTTTCAAAGGAACCTGTCAACTTTTATAcaattttaaataaaagaaaCCTTGATAAACATGCATATCATGACATAAgaaattttaattataaaaaaaaaaatattgaagaAGAACAAGCAAAACAagtaaataataacaactATAACAATGTTAATATTAATGGAGAAGATCCccatataaataataatcagaacttaaatgaagaaaaacAGCCCTCAGAACGTATTggaaaaaatgaaaaagacCAAATAATAAACACAAATGCAcaaaaggaaaataaaataagtaacataaaagaaaaacaatCTCCAAAGGATAATCACgttaataaaaatgataatatgaataaacaatattataaatgtaaaattaaacaaatgaataatgaaaagaaaaatgatgaacagaaagaaaaaaatgttgtattaaaaaaaaaaaaaaaatacaatgcatttaatatattccctaaaaataataaaaaggattCCAATGAACcatatgataaaaattatttcagaaaagaagaaaaacTTTTAAGCACCATAAATTTGAGAAAACGTTTAGCAGAAATAGATAAAAATCCATATTCTAAAAGTGAagacaataataataataataataataataataataatgaattatCAGGCGAAGGTCGTATATCATCAACTGGTGCATACAAAACGGAAGAATACCtaaatgaaattaaaaaagatattGTTCGTTGTATatgtgaaaaaaaaaattataattttattaatgaaaaacaagaaaaaataaataatgaaatattttataaagtTTTCGAACAATATCCTTACAGTTTTTTCTCAAAATCAGtcaaaaattataacataatattaaatgaaaacGAAGAAGAATCAGAGTTATCATGGCTAACCATGctcaaaaaaaaaagtcATAACAGATCTATTTTACCTCCAAGTAGAGATACCTTTAGAGATGGTACCCATTTTTCCAATTGTCGTGCTACAGAGCACACActcaaattttttttatctcTCTTAACCTTATTAAGAAAAGGTCCCAttgatataaatttaaaaaaatatttaaaaaaaaatattcaatTCTTAAACACAGAATTATTTAGTATGAAATTAAATTTGGATAAAAAAAGAGCAATACTTGAAAAACGATTAGATCATTTTAATTTCCAAGAAAATTCAGAATTCTCATTTTATAATccattaaaaataaatataagaatGATGAACTTAATTGGAAGAGGAGGTTTTGCTGAAGTATGGGAAGTTTTTGATTCTATCAATTTAGAAATGTATGCAGCAAAAATTCATAAAATTGAACCAAGTATGTCCAATGaaatcaaaaataaaattattcaaagagcagaaaatgaaataaatatacatatacattGTCATAgacatatatttattgttaAATTAGAATTCTTTTTTGTATTTGGGTCAGCAACCAATTTATTAGTTGGAATGGAATTATGTGATATTGATCtagataaatatattaaatatcATGGGCCAATTAATGAACTATTAGCTTTATGTTGGattaaacaaatattattaggtttattatatatgaaaaatttaCCAACTGGAAAAGTACACCATTGTGATTTAAAACCTGCCAACTTATTAATAAAGGATggaattataaaaatatctGACTTTGGACTAGCTAAACTAATTTTACCAGATACACATCAATATTACAATGGAGGTGGTACATTGTATTATCAACCACCAGaatgtttaaaaaataaaaaaaaccTACTTATCACAGATAAAATTGATATCTGGTCATTGGGATGCATTCTTTATGAAATGCTCTTTTGTGAAAGACCTTTCCAATTTAATTACCTTGAAAA
- a CDS encoding serine/threonine protein kinase, FIKK family yields the protein MIYIKFPSYIFWFLFLILLNLTFTDRSTFEYIRLIDIYFKNLYEYNGINKLCCVKSCNKIFDQRILGEEESIYESDDENKKTKLTGLINLSKILNKIKKITYKDENLLKSGSNINIKENKEFNYKTKVKNNDINDNEQYIAELKDNNHSKNIYNWIDGYKLMVKMLGLSNNFSINGVKYSDWELIPIATISYNKEKFRVQEMFKTVITSNNDENKSNIGLFIKKIPIDIWLEQLEMMELYNGEYLVNAENYVMEASILAFLNEYYQGLIAPKLYKILYEENYEENYEENNKENNKENNKENNKENIFPQYMFNEKNELDINHLHEFKKILKERINKNVNGYIVIVSELYGQNVLEYMGKIKKEHNIILSEREKKRILYECLKLLIKLHNVGIAHLDISKENILMTEDYKFLLCDFCKSTPIYTKTLRHVKEMNHICLFESCVPKIGKISYAPPECIQLRKKYEEMGIKNPLSDLNYIKDIEERRKYYFNVISADIYMLGVLFLRIWNNKPLWLIANIEEDENFSKIFKQDMNIDLFIIAKKWPKEFKKIIQQLLLMTSRKNLSLKELSKNPWWKE from the exons atgatttatataaaatttccgtcatatatattttggtttctatttttgattttattg AATTTGACATTTACAGATAGGAGTAcatttgaatatataagattaattgatatatattttaaaaatttatatgaatataatggaataaataaattatgtTGTGTAAAATCgtgtaataaaatatttgatCAGCGCATATTAGGTGAAGAAGAAAGTATTTATGAAAgtgatgatgaaaataaaaaaacaaaattaacaggtttaattaatttaagtaaaatattgaataaaattaaaaagataaCTTATAAGGatgaaaatttattaaaaagtGGAAGcaacataaatataaaagaaaataaagaatttaattataaaacaaaagtgaaaaataatgatattaatgataatgaaCAATATATTGCTGAATTAAAGGATAATAACcattcaaaaaatatttataattgGATAGATGGTTACAAATTAATGGTTAAGATGTTAGGCttatcaaataatttttcGATAAACGGAGTAAAATATTCTGATTGGGAATTAATTCCTATAGCAACAATTTCTTACAATAAAGAAAAGTTTCGAGTTCAAGAAATGTTTAAAACAGTTATTACATCAAAcaatgatgaaaataaaagtaatataggtttattcataaaaaaaataccAATAGATATATGGTTAGAGCAACTTGAAATGATGGAATTATATAATGGTGAATATTTAGTAAATGCAGAAAATTATGTAATGGAAGCTTCCATATTAGCTTTTctaaatgaatattatcAAGGATTAATAGCACctaaattatataaaatattatatgaagaaaattatgaagaaaattatgaagaaaataataaagaaaataataaagaaaataataaagaaaataataaagaaaatatttttccGCAGTATATGTTTAATGAAAAGAATGAACTTGATATTAATCATTTACatgaatttaaaaaaattttaaaagaaaGAATAAATAAGAATGTAAATGGGTATATTGTAATTGTATCTGAATTATATGGTCAAAATGTTTTAGAATATATgggaaaaataaaaaaggaacataatattatactAAGTGaaagggaaaaaaaaagaattcTATATGAATgtttaaaattattaataaagtTACACAATGTAGGAATTGCTCATCTTGATATAtcaaaagaaaatattttaatgacagaagattataaatttcttttatgTGATTTTTGTAAAAGTACACctatatatacaaaaacGTTAAGACACGTAAAAGAAATGAATcatatatgtttatttgAATCATGTGTACCAAAAATTGGAAAAATTTCATATGCACCTCCTGAATGTATACAACTTCGTAAAAAATATGAGGAAATGGGTATAAAAAACCCGTTATCTgatttaaattatattaaagaTATTGAAGAAAGAAggaaatattattttaacGTTATAAGTGctgatatatatatgttagGAGTTCTTTTTCTTAGGATTTGGAATAATAAACCCTTATGGCTAATTGCAAATATAGAAGAAGATGAaaatttttcaaaaatCTTTAAGCAAGATATGAACATAgatttatttatcataGCAAAAAAGTGGCCTAaagaatttaaaaagataattcag cAATTATTGCTCATGACCTCTAGGAAAAATTTAAGTTTAAAAGAGTTAAGTAAAAATCCATGGTGGAAAGAAtaa
- a CDS encoding putative exported protein (Plasmodium exported protein, unknown function), whose product MIFSYFKILSIEILVCLLLLLHIDKPKNINLIKIDIYNVFVKGNTRYLAEYNSENKEDQTLQQKSHLGIVQNIVTKKEQKKKKKKLPKSQRTTAKERALEINAYVDYLKETCNGSEKLMSLKYISYLIRYMDITYEEKKTLQDLVEQYIYSNIEHEKYELSKLIDVYINKEEDEYSRINFQNILYDKERVESLKHSEYWFLFYKIFHFYNYLKKKKK is encoded by the exons atgatattttcttacttcaaaatattatctATAGAAATACTAGTGTGTTTATTGCTCCTACTACATATT GATAAGcctaaaaatataaatcttataaaaatagatatataCAATGTATTTGTTAAAGGAAATACAAGATATTTAGCAGAATATAATAGCgaaaataaagaagatCAAACATTACAACAGAAATCACACCTCGGAATAGTGCAAAATATAGTTACcaaaaaagaacaaaaaaaaaaaaaaaaaaaattaccTAAATCACAAAGAACAACAGCAAAAGAAAGAGCACTAGAAATAAATGCTTATGTAGATTACTTAAAGGAAACCTGCAACGGAAGTGAAAAACTCATGAGtcttaaatatatttcataccttattagatatatggatataacatatgaagaaaaaaaaacactTCAAGATCTCGTTGAgcaatatatatatagtaacATTGAACATGAGAAATATGAATTGTCTAAACTTATTgatgtttatataaataaagaagaagatGAATATTCTAGAATtaattttcaaaatattctttatgATAAAGAAAGAGTAGAATCCTTAAAACATTCTGAATATTGGTTTTTATTCTACAAGATATTTCACTtctataattatttaaaaaaaaaaaagaaataa
- a CDS encoding ring-infected erythrocyte surface antigen 2, with translation MCFSKKYLCIRHIVVKNKTICFFQEVLKQNKSFLKILCSKRLVLPILGMIYIILNVNLTYNANSTSRLQITDRCSRNLYGKQLSKKPYTHSGYPVVISQVYGLPKEKPTFNLECTPDIDYTNILGFNEKLMNDANRYKINTNYEVIPHINEFQPLIVDDELSEYNQKVDNIGRNGEDILTAMQTLWNEIMDINKKKYNILKEELRKKYHEYMIEYHMPKEVYVKKWRQCLNIIKQGGHNLEERLNKQFDNWYKHKCLYVAEYRRLTVMNQIVWKALSNQVEYSCKIIMTSDTTIFKRINELKVIKLKEEEAAEKEKRRKEQQKKKKRRRSILFCCAQDKQKNKTQENSFENVGEHQINEYGDILPSLNVCVNNLAINYHDTVNDGEYLDHDSSDALYTEEDYWFDLEKRTHIDTINQREEQKRQSQQDQRLNENKIQDQIQDATNTKQENIAEPSKKDEKESEVDKIIFQPDTRFYDILDVDINADVNEIDKCYFKLAKKYYPNNESTFDDRIKFKEINEAYQVLGDIDKKRIYNKYGYNGLKNVTFMHPSLFYFFSCLKKYEYYTGTPHIINILKFLFEKKLSMDDIETKSEQILRFMNEYQKEIEAMLSLRLTDKIKQNIDGIDNWNTLIIDELKELLESHFTLPILDSMAYIFRNVSQCYLKNQEKAKKKIERRFKKNKLISTCAYNHLRTTLKTYFKTRKQVSSVTYKLEDNQIQNYKYKGYRNITDLEDDTKYKIIYSMVKNILNIALSDMEYTFRNVCKNILNEEEIDDTTITNRAEALNKLGNIIRQKILKGQNIKKNKKHHIQNITNNILNDIRTMNELLK, from the exons ATGTgtttttcaaaaaaatatttgtgTATAAGACATATAgttgtaaaaaataaaaccatttgtttttttcaGGAAGTCCTGAAACAAAATAAAAgctttttaaaaatattatgttcTAAGCGTTTGGTTCTTCCAATACTTGGAATgatatatatcattttaaat GTTAATCTTACATATAATGCAAATTCAACTTCTAGATTACAAATTACTGATAGATGCTCCAGAAATTTATATGGGAAACaattatcaaaaaaacCATATACGCACTCTGGATATCCAGTAGTTATAAGTCAAGTCTATGGTTTACCCAAAGAAAAACCTACTTTTAACTTAGAATGTACCCCTGATATTGattatacaaatattttgGGTTTTAATGAGAAATTGATGAATGACGCAAatagatataaaattaatacTAACTATGAAGTAATTCCtcatataaatgaattCCAACCACTAATCGTAGATGATGAACTTTCTGAATACAATCAAAAGGTAGATAACATAGGAAGAAATGGAGAAGATATTTTAACAGCTATGCAAACATTATGGAATGAAATAATggatattaataaaaaaaaatataatatcttaaaagaagaattaCGCAAAAAATACCATGAATATATGATTGAATATCATATGCCAAAGGAAGTTTATGTTAAAAAATGGAGACAATGCctaaatattatcaaaCAAGGGGGACATAATCTTGAAGAAAGATTGAACAAACAATTTGATAATTGGTACAAACataaatgtttatatgtTGCAGAATATAGAAGGTTGACTGTTATGAATCAAATCGTTTGGAAAGCATTATCAAACCAAGTTGAATATTCTtgtaaaataattatgacCAGTGATACGACTATATTTAAACGTATAAATGAATTGAAAGTAATCAAACTGAAGGAAGAAGAAGCTGCTgagaaagaaaaaaggagaaaagaacaacaaaaaaaaaaaaaacgtAGACGTAGTATACTGTTTTGTTGTGCGCAAgataaacaaaaaaataaaacacAAGAAAATTCGTTTGAAAATGTTGGAGAACACcaaataaatgaatatgGTGATATATTGCCTTCATTAAATGTTTGTGTTAATAATTTAGCCATTAATTATCATGATACCGTAAATGATGGTGAATACTTGGACCATGATTCATCAGATGCTCTGTATACAGAGGAAGATTATTGGTTCGATTTAGAAAAACGGACCCATATCGACACAATTAATCAAAGGGAAGAACAAAAACGTCAATCACAACAAGATCAAAGActaaatgaaaataaaattcaGGATCAAATACAAGATGCAACCAATACTAAACAAGAAAATATTGCAGAGCCTTCTAAGaaagatgaaaaagaaTCAGAAGtagataaaataatatttcagCCTGATACAAGattttatgatatattagATGTTGATATTAATGCAGATGTGAATGAAATTGATAAAtgttattttaaattaGCCAAAAAATATTACCCAAATAATGAATCAACATTTGATGATCgaataaaatttaaagaaattaatGAAGCATACCAAGTATTAGGAGATATTGATAAGAAACgcatatataataaatatggaTATAATGGTCTAAAGAATGTTACCTTTATGCACCCATCATTGTTTTACTTTTTTTcatgtttaaaaaaatatgaatattatacTGGAACACctcatataataaatattttgaaatttttatttgaaaaaaaattatccATGGATGACATTGAAACAAAATCTGAACAAATTTTGCGTTTTATGAATGAATATCAAAAGGAAATTGAAGCTATGCTATCTTTAAGGTTAAcagataaaataaaacaaaatattgATGGTATTGATAATTGGAACACACTAATTATAGATGAATTGAAGGAATTATTAGAATCTCATTTCACTTTACCAATTTTAGATTCTATGgcatatatatttagaaaCGTTTCTCAATGCTATTTAAAAAACCAAGAAAAAGCAAAAAAGAAAATCGAAAGAAgattcaaaaaaaataaattaatatcTACATGTGCTTATAACCACTTAAGAACTACACTTAAAACATATTTCAAAACTAGAAAACAAGTGAGTTCAGTTACATATAAGTTAGAAGATAATCAAATccaaaattataaatataagggatatagaaatattacTGATTTAGAGGATGATACGAAgtacaaaataatatattcaatggttaaaaatatactaAATATAGCTTTATCTGATATGGAGTATACATTTAGAAACGTctgtaaaaatatattaaatgaagaagaaataGATGATACAACTATAACGAATAGAGCTGAAGCATTGAATAAATTAGGTAATATAATTAgacaaaaaatattaaaaggccaaaatattaaaaaaaataaaaaacatcATATTCAAAACATtactaataatattttaaacGATATAAGAACAATGAATGAATTACTAAAATGA